A window of Burkholderiales bacterium contains these coding sequences:
- a CDS encoding IS3 family transposase (programmed frameshift), translating into MKRPRRNHSSAFKAKVALAALKGDQTLAQLAERFDVHPQQITQWKAQLLERAGHVFATAGEKRGTEGPSVKDLQAKIGQLAMENDFLGRRARSYRRCERKAMIDPEHELPITRQAQLLELSRASVYYLPRATPPGDLVLMRRIDELHLNHPFAGSRMLRDLLNNEGYSVGRRHVATLMKTMGIEALYRRPNVSRRHSAHAIYPYLLRNRVIERPNEVWAMDITYIPMSRGFVYLAAVLDWATRRVLAWRVSISMNTDFCTEAVEEALVKNGKPEIFNTDQGSQFTSAEFTGLLSRNGIAISMDGKGAWRDNVFVERLWKTIKYEEIYLHAYDTVADAKAGIARYIDFYNGRRPHRALDGMTPDAVYFKSLPLPLAA; encoded by the exons ATGAAACGACCCCGTCGTAACCACTCATCGGCGTTCAAGGCGAAGGTGGCGCTGGCCGCCCTCAAAGGGGACCAGACGCTGGCGCAGCTCGCCGAGCGCTTCGATGTCCATCCGCAGCAAATCACCCAATGGAAGGCCCAACTCCTCGAGCGTGCCGGCCACGTATTCGCCACTGCCGGCGAGAAGCGCGGGACCGAAGGCCCGAGCGTGAAGGACCTACAGGCGAAGATCGGGCAGCTCGCCATGGAGAACGATTTTTTGG GCCGGCGCGCTCGGTCGTATCGACGATGCGAGCGCAAAGCGATGATCGATCCTGAGCACGAGCTTCCCATCACGCGCCAGGCGCAGCTGCTCGAGCTCTCGCGGGCTTCGGTCTACTACCTGCCTCGGGCAACGCCGCCTGGCGATCTGGTGCTTATGAGGCGCATCGACGAATTGCACCTGAACCATCCCTTCGCCGGCAGCCGCATGCTGCGCGATCTGCTGAACAACGAGGGCTACAGCGTCGGCCGCAGGCATGTGGCGACGCTGATGAAGACGATGGGGATCGAAGCGCTCTATCGCCGGCCTAACGTCAGCCGCAGGCATTCGGCGCATGCGATCTATCCGTATCTGCTGCGTAACCGGGTGATTGAGCGTCCGAATGAAGTGTGGGCAATGGACATCACCTACATTCCGATGAGCCGCGGCTTCGTGTATCTGGCGGCGGTGCTGGATTGGGCGACGCGGCGCGTTCTGGCTTGGCGGGTCTCGATCAGCATGAACACCGACTTCTGCACCGAGGCGGTCGAGGAAGCGTTGGTGAAGAACGGCAAGCCCGAAATCTTCAACACCGATCAAGGCAGCCAATTCACCAGCGCCGAGTTCACCGGACTGCTCAGCCGCAACGGCATCGCGATCAGCATGGACGGCAAGGGGGCATGGCGCGACAACGTGTTCGTCGAACGGCTGTGGAAGACAATCAAGTACGAAGAGATCTATCTGCACGCCTACGACACCGTTGCCGACGCCAAGGCCGGAATCGCGCGATACATCGACTTCTACAACGGGCGCAGGCCGCATCGTGCGCTTGACGGCATGACGCCCGATGCCGTGTACTTCAAATCGCTGCCGCTTCCGCTGGCAGCTTAA